Proteins from one Coffea arabica cultivar ET-39 chromosome 8c, Coffea Arabica ET-39 HiFi, whole genome shotgun sequence genomic window:
- the LOC140013629 gene encoding signal peptide peptidase-like 2 isoform X2: MKKNSIKASAYLMGFDRICSLICVYAIVVVVFRSPAEVTAGDIVHEDDLAPKKPGCENDFVLVKIQTWVDGIENAEFVGVGARFGTTIVSKEKNAQQTHLTRSNPRDCCSPSINKLAGDVIMVDRGKCKFTTKANIAEAAGASAVLIINNQKELYKMVCEPNETDLDIKIPAVMLPQDAGASLEKMLSNSSSVSVQLYSPRRPVVDIAEVFLWLMAVGTILCASYWSAWSAREVAVEQDQLLKGLQTCLVALLSRWFKHTGESFIKVPFFGAVSYLTLAVSPFCIAFAVIWAVYRNASFGWIGQDILGIALIITVIQIVRVPNLKVGTVLLSCAFLYDIFWVFVSKSLFHESVMIVVARGDRSGEDGIPMLLKIPRLFDPWGGFSIIGFGDILLPGLLIAFSLRYDCLAKKNLRAGYFLWAMFAYGLGLLITYVALNLMDGHGQPALLYIVPFTLGTFIALGKMRGDLKILWTKGEPERVCPHVGLESNKE; this comes from the exons atgaagaaaaatagcaTCAAAGCTTCTGCATATCTCATGGGTTTTGACAGAATTTGCAGTTTAATCTGCGTGTATGCAATTGTAGTGGTGGTCTTCCGTAGTCCAGCTGAAGTGACGGCCGGTGACATAGTTCATGAAGACGATTTAGCCCCTAAAAAGCCCGGTTGCGAGAATGATTTCGTTTTG GTAAAAATTCAGACTTGGGTTGATGGCATAGAGAACGCGGAGTTTGTTGGTGTTGGTGCTAGGTTTGGCACTACAATTGTTTCAAAGGAGAAAAATGCACAACAAACTCACCTTACTCGTTCAAACCCTAGGGATTGTTGTAGTCCTTCAATTAACAAG CTTGCTGGAGATGTCATCATGGTAGATCGTGGAAAGTGTAAATTTACAACTAAGGCTAATATTGCAGAGGCTGCTGGTGCTTCAGCTGTCCTTATTATCAATAATCAAAAAG AACTCTACAAGATGGTCTGTGAGCCTAATGAAACTGATCTGGACATAAAGATTCCAGCCGTGATGCTTCCGCAAGATGCTGGTGCAAGCTTGGAGAAGATGCTGTCAAATAGTTCATCAG TTTCTGTGCAGCTGTACTCTCCACGAAGACCAGTAGTTGACATAGCAGAAGTGTTTTTGTGGCTAATGGCAGTTGGTACGATCTTATGTGCCTCTTATTGGTCTGCTTGGAGTGCTAGAGAAGTGGCTGTTGAACAGGACCAGTTGTTAAAG GGCTTGCAAACTTGCTTGGTTGCTTTGTTATCTAG GTGGTTCAAACATACGGGAGAGTCATTCATTAAAGTGCCTTTCTTTGGAGCTGTCTCTTACCTTACTTTGGCTGTATCTCCATTCTGCATAGCTTTTGCTGTTATTTGGGCTGTGTACAGAAATGCCTCTTTTGGCTGGATAGGCCAAGATATTCTT GGGATTGCACTGATAATAACAGTTATTCAGATTGTGCGAGTCCCTAATCTCAAG GTGGGCACAGTTCTTCTTAGTTGTGCCTTCTTGTACGACATATTCTGGGTCTTTGTTTCAAAGTCGCTGTTCCATGAAAGCGTGATGATTGTG GTTGCTCGAGGTGATAGAAGTGGAGAGGATGGTATTCCAATGCTACTGAAAATTCCACGCTTGTTTGATCCTTGGGGTGGTTTTAGCATCATAGGCTTTGGTGACATCCTTTTACCTGGGCTGCTGATAGCATTTTCGCTCAG ATATGATTGTCTTGCAAAGAAGAATCTTCGAGCTGGTTATTTTTTATGGGCAATGTTTGCTTACGGACTAG GTCTCCTTATTACATATGTGGCGTTGAACCTGATGGATGGCCATGGCCAACCTGCTCTTCTTTACATCGTCCCATTTACTCTTG GAACCTTTATAGCACTGGGAAAAATGAGAGGCGATCTAAAGATTCTGTGGACAAAAGGAGAACCCGAAAGGGTCTGCCCGCATGTCGGCCTTGAATCTAACAAGGAATGA
- the LOC140013629 gene encoding signal peptide peptidase-like 2 isoform X1 — protein MKKNSIKASAYLMGFDRICSLICVYAIVVVVFRSPAEVTAGDIVHEDDLAPKKPGCENDFVLVKIQTWVDGIENAEFVGVGARFGTTIVSKEKNAQQTHLTRSNPRDCCSPSINKLAGDVIMVDRGKCKFTTKANIAEAAGASAVLIINNQKELYKMVCEPNETDLDIKIPAVMLPQDAGASLEKMLSNSSSVSVQLYSPRRPVVDIAEVFLWLMAVGTILCASYWSAWSAREVAVEQDQLLKDASDEVTSPKGLGVSNVVDISTASAVFFVVIASCFLILLYKLMSSWFLDLLVVLFCIGGVEGLQTCLVALLSRWFKHTGESFIKVPFFGAVSYLTLAVSPFCIAFAVIWAVYRNASFGWIGQDILGIALIITVIQIVRVPNLKVGTVLLSCAFLYDIFWVFVSKSLFHESVMIVVARGDRSGEDGIPMLLKIPRLFDPWGGFSIIGFGDILLPGLLIAFSLRYDCLAKKNLRAGYFLWAMFAYGLGLLITYVALNLMDGHGQPALLYIVPFTLGTFIALGKMRGDLKILWTKGEPERVCPHVGLESNKE, from the exons atgaagaaaaatagcaTCAAAGCTTCTGCATATCTCATGGGTTTTGACAGAATTTGCAGTTTAATCTGCGTGTATGCAATTGTAGTGGTGGTCTTCCGTAGTCCAGCTGAAGTGACGGCCGGTGACATAGTTCATGAAGACGATTTAGCCCCTAAAAAGCCCGGTTGCGAGAATGATTTCGTTTTG GTAAAAATTCAGACTTGGGTTGATGGCATAGAGAACGCGGAGTTTGTTGGTGTTGGTGCTAGGTTTGGCACTACAATTGTTTCAAAGGAGAAAAATGCACAACAAACTCACCTTACTCGTTCAAACCCTAGGGATTGTTGTAGTCCTTCAATTAACAAG CTTGCTGGAGATGTCATCATGGTAGATCGTGGAAAGTGTAAATTTACAACTAAGGCTAATATTGCAGAGGCTGCTGGTGCTTCAGCTGTCCTTATTATCAATAATCAAAAAG AACTCTACAAGATGGTCTGTGAGCCTAATGAAACTGATCTGGACATAAAGATTCCAGCCGTGATGCTTCCGCAAGATGCTGGTGCAAGCTTGGAGAAGATGCTGTCAAATAGTTCATCAG TTTCTGTGCAGCTGTACTCTCCACGAAGACCAGTAGTTGACATAGCAGAAGTGTTTTTGTGGCTAATGGCAGTTGGTACGATCTTATGTGCCTCTTATTGGTCTGCTTGGAGTGCTAGAGAAGTGGCTGTTGAACAGGACCAGTTGTTAAAG GATGCATCAGACGAAGTTACAAGCCCAAAAGGTCTTGGTGTAAGCAATGTGGTGGATATAAGCACTGCATCGGCAGTCTTCTTTGTAGTCATTGCTTCATGCTTCTTGATTTTACTGTACAAGCTAATGTCATCCTGGTTCCTTGATCTCTTGGTGGTTCTTTTTTGCATTGGTGGTGTAGAG GGCTTGCAAACTTGCTTGGTTGCTTTGTTATCTAG GTGGTTCAAACATACGGGAGAGTCATTCATTAAAGTGCCTTTCTTTGGAGCTGTCTCTTACCTTACTTTGGCTGTATCTCCATTCTGCATAGCTTTTGCTGTTATTTGGGCTGTGTACAGAAATGCCTCTTTTGGCTGGATAGGCCAAGATATTCTT GGGATTGCACTGATAATAACAGTTATTCAGATTGTGCGAGTCCCTAATCTCAAG GTGGGCACAGTTCTTCTTAGTTGTGCCTTCTTGTACGACATATTCTGGGTCTTTGTTTCAAAGTCGCTGTTCCATGAAAGCGTGATGATTGTG GTTGCTCGAGGTGATAGAAGTGGAGAGGATGGTATTCCAATGCTACTGAAAATTCCACGCTTGTTTGATCCTTGGGGTGGTTTTAGCATCATAGGCTTTGGTGACATCCTTTTACCTGGGCTGCTGATAGCATTTTCGCTCAG ATATGATTGTCTTGCAAAGAAGAATCTTCGAGCTGGTTATTTTTTATGGGCAATGTTTGCTTACGGACTAG GTCTCCTTATTACATATGTGGCGTTGAACCTGATGGATGGCCATGGCCAACCTGCTCTTCTTTACATCGTCCCATTTACTCTTG GAACCTTTATAGCACTGGGAAAAATGAGAGGCGATCTAAAGATTCTGTGGACAAAAGGAGAACCCGAAAGGGTCTGCCCGCATGTCGGCCTTGAATCTAACAAGGAATGA
- the LOC113703517 gene encoding aquaporin PIP1-3 has protein sequence MAEGKEEDVKLGANKFTERQPLGTAAQTDKDYKEPPPAPLFEPGELSSWSFYRAGIAEFMATLLFLYITILTIMGVNRSTPNKCASVGIQGIAWAFGGMIFALVYCTAGISGGHINPAVTFGLFLARKLSLTRAVFYIVMQCLGAICGAGIVKGFEKGPYERSKGGVNYVQHGYTKGDGLGAEIVGTFVLVYTVFSATDAKRNARDSHVPILAPLPIGFAVFLVHLATIPITGTSINPARSLGAAIIYNRDLGWDDHWIFWVGPFIGAALAAVYHQIVIRAIPFKSRA, from the exons ATGGCAGAGGGCAAGGAAGAGGATGTTAAGCTTGGAGCGAACAAGTTCACAGAGAGGCAACCACTGGGGACAGCAGCTCAAACAGACAAGGACTACAAGGAGCCACCACCAGCACCCCTCTTCGAGCCAGGGGAATTGAGCTCATGGTCCTTCTACAGGGCTGGTATCGCTGAGTTCATGGCCACCCTGCTGTTCTTGTACATCACTATCTTGACTATTATGGGGGTTAACAGAAGCACGCCAAACAAGTGTGCTTCTGTTGGTATTCAGGGGATCGCCTGGGCTTTTGGTGGTATGATCTTTGCACTTGTCTACTGCACTGCTGGTATCTCAG GAGGACACATTAACCCAGCGGTGACTTTTGGACTGTTCCTAGCAAGGAAGCTCTCCTTGACAAGGGCTGTGTTCTACATAGTCATGCAGTGCTTGGGAGCCATCTGTGGTGCTGGTATTGTCAAGGGATTTGAGAAGGGACCATATGAGAGATCAAAGGGTGGGGTCAACTATGTACAACATGGCTACACCAAAGGAGACGGCCTTGGTGCTGAGATTGTTGGGACCTTCGTCCTTGTTTACACTGTTTTCTCTGCCACTGATGCCAAGAGAAATGCCAGAGACTCACATGTTCCT ATTTTGGCTCCTCTTCCAATTGGATTTGCAGTTTTCTTGGTTCACTTGGCTACTATCCCCATTACTGGCACAAGCATCAACCCTGCAAGAAGTCTTGGTGCAGCCATCATCTACAACAGAGACCTTGGATGGGATGATCAC TGGATCTTCTGGGTTGGACCCTTCATTGGAGCTGCTCTTGCTGCAGTGTACCACCAGATTGTGATCAGAGCCATTCCTTTCAAGAGCAGGGCTTAA
- the LOC113729759 gene encoding peroxisome biogenesis protein 12-like: MPTEMCDYVGQPGMPRQPPNSQPNPFGSFFFAGLSFACQLLYLLDATRFYSLGLHVLGIHVCRATGQELVLILG; encoded by the exons ATGCCAACTG AAATGTGCGATTATGTTGGACAGCCTGGGATGCCAAGGCAGCCACCTAATTCACAGCCAAATCCATTTGGGAGTTTCTTCTTTGCAGGATTGTCTTTTGCTTGTCAGCTTTTGTATCTACTAGATGCTACTAGGTTCTACTCTTTAGGATTACACGTTCTTGGGATTCATGTTTGTCGAGCTACAGGGCAGGAGCTGGTACTTATTCTAG GATGA
- the LOC113707154 gene encoding short-chain dehydrogenase TIC 32, chloroplastic-like isoform X2 — MWYPWKKGPSGFSSSSTAEDVTQGVDATGLTAIVTGASSGIGTEITRVLVLRGAHVIMAVRNVDVGRKVKEAILKEIPNAKIEVMELDLSSMASVRNFASEYNSSDLLLNILINNAGVMAPPYMVSQDGMEMQFATNHIGHFLLTNLLLQKMKTTARDCQREGRIVNVSSVGHNFTYQEGIRFDKINDQSSPFRAYGQSKLANILHASELSRRLKEEGVNVTANSLHPGAINTNLMRHQKFVEVVGSLFNKLFFKSIPQGAATPCYVALNPQVEGVRGEYFSDSNIAKPSALAKDAELAKKLWDFSLKLTDPKE, encoded by the exons ATGTGGTATCCTTGGAAAAAAGGGCCATCTGGGTTCTCTTCTAGCTCTACAGCTGAGGATGTCACTCAAGGAGTTGATGCCACGGGCCTCACTGCCATTGTTACAG GAGCATCCAGTGGCATTGGCACAGAGATTACTCGAGTCTTAGTGTTGCGTGGTGCACATGTAATTATGGCAGTACGAAATGTGGATGTTGGAAGAAAGGTAAAGGAAGCCATACTGAAGGAGATTCCTAATGCTAAAATTGAAGTTATGGAGTTGGACCTCAGCTCTATGGCATCAGTTAGGAATTTTGCATCAGAATACAACTCTTCTGATCTTCTTCTGAACATTCTGAT taACAATGCCGGGGTTATGGCACCACCATACATGGTTTCACAGGATGGTATGGAGATGCAGTTTGCAACTAATCATATAG GTCATTTCCTTTTGACAAATCTGTTGCTGCAGAAAATGAAAACCACAGCACGTGACTGCCAAAGAGAAGGGAGAATAGTTAATGTCTCATCAGTTGGACACAATTTCACGTATCAAGAGGGAATCCGTTTTGACAAGATAAATGACCAATCAAG CCCTTTCCGTGCCTATGGACAATCCAAACTTGCTAATATATTGCATGCTAGTGAACTTTCCAGGCGCTTGAAG GAAGAAGGCGTGAATGTAACTGCTAATTCTCTTCATCCTGGAGCAATCAACACAAACCTTATGCGTCACCAGAAGTTCGTGGAGG TTGTGGGAAGTTTGTTTAATAAACTCTTTTTCAAATCCATTCCACAG GGTGCTGCCACTCCATGCTACGTGGCTTTAAATCCGCAAGTTGAAGGAGTACGCGGCGAGTACTTTTCGGACTCTAATATAGCAAAACCAAGTGCTTTAGCTAAGGATGCTGAATTGGCGAAGAAACTGTGGGACTTTAGCTTGAAATTGACAGATCCCAAGGAGTAG
- the LOC113707154 gene encoding short-chain dehydrogenase TIC 32, chloroplastic-like isoform X3, with translation MWYPWKKGPSGFSSSSTAEDVTQGVDATGLTAIVTGASSGIGTEITRVLVLRGAHVIMAVRNVDVGRKVKEAILKEIPNAKIEVMELDLSSMASVRNFASEYNSSDLLLNILINNAGVMAPPYMVSQDGMEMQFATNHIGHFLLTNLLLQKMKTTARDCQREGRIVNVSSVGHNFTYQEGIRFDKINDQSSYSPFRAYGQSKLANILHASELSRRLKEEGVNVTANSLHPGAINTNLMRHQKFVEGCCHSMLRGFKSAS, from the exons ATGTGGTATCCTTGGAAAAAAGGGCCATCTGGGTTCTCTTCTAGCTCTACAGCTGAGGATGTCACTCAAGGAGTTGATGCCACGGGCCTCACTGCCATTGTTACAG GAGCATCCAGTGGCATTGGCACAGAGATTACTCGAGTCTTAGTGTTGCGTGGTGCACATGTAATTATGGCAGTACGAAATGTGGATGTTGGAAGAAAGGTAAAGGAAGCCATACTGAAGGAGATTCCTAATGCTAAAATTGAAGTTATGGAGTTGGACCTCAGCTCTATGGCATCAGTTAGGAATTTTGCATCAGAATACAACTCTTCTGATCTTCTTCTGAACATTCTGAT taACAATGCCGGGGTTATGGCACCACCATACATGGTTTCACAGGATGGTATGGAGATGCAGTTTGCAACTAATCATATAG GTCATTTCCTTTTGACAAATCTGTTGCTGCAGAAAATGAAAACCACAGCACGTGACTGCCAAAGAGAAGGGAGAATAGTTAATGTCTCATCAGTTGGACACAATTTCACGTATCAAGAGGGAATCCGTTTTGACAAGATAAATGACCAATCAAG CTACAGCCCTTTCCGTGCCTATGGACAATCCAAACTTGCTAATATATTGCATGCTAGTGAACTTTCCAGGCGCTTGAAG GAAGAAGGCGTGAATGTAACTGCTAATTCTCTTCATCCTGGAGCAATCAACACAAACCTTATGCGTCACCAGAAGTTCGTGGAGG GGTGCTGCCACTCCATGCTACGTGGCTTTAAATCCGCAAGTTGA
- the LOC113707154 gene encoding short-chain dehydrogenase TIC 32, chloroplastic-like isoform X1, producing MWYPWKKGPSGFSSSSTAEDVTQGVDATGLTAIVTGASSGIGTEITRVLVLRGAHVIMAVRNVDVGRKVKEAILKEIPNAKIEVMELDLSSMASVRNFASEYNSSDLLLNILINNAGVMAPPYMVSQDGMEMQFATNHIGHFLLTNLLLQKMKTTARDCQREGRIVNVSSVGHNFTYQEGIRFDKINDQSSYSPFRAYGQSKLANILHASELSRRLKEEGVNVTANSLHPGAINTNLMRHQKFVEVVGSLFNKLFFKSIPQGAATPCYVALNPQVEGVRGEYFSDSNIAKPSALAKDAELAKKLWDFSLKLTDPKE from the exons ATGTGGTATCCTTGGAAAAAAGGGCCATCTGGGTTCTCTTCTAGCTCTACAGCTGAGGATGTCACTCAAGGAGTTGATGCCACGGGCCTCACTGCCATTGTTACAG GAGCATCCAGTGGCATTGGCACAGAGATTACTCGAGTCTTAGTGTTGCGTGGTGCACATGTAATTATGGCAGTACGAAATGTGGATGTTGGAAGAAAGGTAAAGGAAGCCATACTGAAGGAGATTCCTAATGCTAAAATTGAAGTTATGGAGTTGGACCTCAGCTCTATGGCATCAGTTAGGAATTTTGCATCAGAATACAACTCTTCTGATCTTCTTCTGAACATTCTGAT taACAATGCCGGGGTTATGGCACCACCATACATGGTTTCACAGGATGGTATGGAGATGCAGTTTGCAACTAATCATATAG GTCATTTCCTTTTGACAAATCTGTTGCTGCAGAAAATGAAAACCACAGCACGTGACTGCCAAAGAGAAGGGAGAATAGTTAATGTCTCATCAGTTGGACACAATTTCACGTATCAAGAGGGAATCCGTTTTGACAAGATAAATGACCAATCAAG CTACAGCCCTTTCCGTGCCTATGGACAATCCAAACTTGCTAATATATTGCATGCTAGTGAACTTTCCAGGCGCTTGAAG GAAGAAGGCGTGAATGTAACTGCTAATTCTCTTCATCCTGGAGCAATCAACACAAACCTTATGCGTCACCAGAAGTTCGTGGAGG TTGTGGGAAGTTTGTTTAATAAACTCTTTTTCAAATCCATTCCACAG GGTGCTGCCACTCCATGCTACGTGGCTTTAAATCCGCAAGTTGAAGGAGTACGCGGCGAGTACTTTTCGGACTCTAATATAGCAAAACCAAGTGCTTTAGCTAAGGATGCTGAATTGGCGAAGAAACTGTGGGACTTTAGCTTGAAATTGACAGATCCCAAGGAGTAG